Proteins from a genomic interval of Yarrowia lipolytica chromosome 1E, complete sequence:
- a CDS encoding uncharacterized protein (Compare to YALI0E13299g, similar to uniprot|Q8HXH6 Macaca fascicularis): protein MDTYITDRGMVHGALSIHGINPALLIEKIIRERIFETLYWKELCFNLNAATLCDRAATLTAIGGQYANQKPTPFLCLVFKLLQIQPSHDIIMEYLNQKEFKYLRAVAAFYIRLAYPPVKIYTLLEPLLGDYRKLRFRNMGGVTLTYMDQFIDDLLHEERVCDIALPRLPKRLTLEDAEQLEPREPLIDVSESESEESEGESQDEESEEEGEEDDE from the coding sequence ATGGACACCTATATCACCGACAGGGGCATGGTGCACGGCGCGCTGTCGATTCATGGAATAAACCCGGCTCTACTGATTGAAAAGATCATCAGAGAACGCATCTTTGAAACACTGTACTGGAAAGAGCTGTGTTTCAACCTCAATGCCGCCACTCTGTGTGATCGAGCAGCAACATTGACGGCCATTGGAGGTCAGTATGCGAATCAAAAACCGACGccgtttttgtgtctggtcttcaaactgctccagatccagcccAGCCACGACATTATCATGGAGTACTTGAACCAGAAGGAGTTCAAGTACCTGAGAGCGGTGGCAGCCTTCTATATTCGGCTGGCATACCCCCCCGTGAAAATATACACTCTTTTGGAACCACTTTTAGGAGACTACCGGAAACTGCGGTTCAGAAACATGGGTGGCGTGACTCTGACGTACATGGATCAGTTCATTGATGATCTGTTACACGAGGAGCGAGTGTGTGATATTGCATTGCCTCGACTGCCTAAACGACTGACCCTCGAAGATGCTGAGCAGTTGGAGCCCAGAGAACCTCTTATTGACGTTAGTGAGAGCGAAAGCGAGGAGAGTGAGGGGGAGAGTCAAGATGAGGAAAGTGAAGAGGAAggggaagaagatgatgagtAG
- a CDS encoding uncharacterized protein (Compare to YALI0E13321g, similar to Saccharomyces cerevisiae YFR007W; ancestral locus Anc_8.101, similar to uniprot|Q871G7 Neurospora crassa NCU04309.1) yields the protein MEAIYDRLAKRALDLYEHKQRRVIITLVGIPGSGKTTSAQKIADKINTITHKPDLSIVVPMDGFHYTRKELDAMDDPAEAHRRRGAPFTFNAQALVDLIADLHTEKPGVEVPSFDHAKKDPGPGFVVHSENKILIVEGLYLQLNYEPWSKINQFVDERWRIDIDFDKARQRVGKRHVGAGLADNLDQGLERFDMNDGPNGKHLLEKSVKPEVVVDSIDESPAWADCGGEC from the coding sequence ATGGAAGCAATCTACGACCGGCTGGCGAAACGGGCTCTAGACCTGTACGAACACAAACAGCGTCGGGTGATCATCACGCTCGTAGGAATCCCCGGCTCGGGCAAAACCACCTCAGCCCAAAAAATCGCCGACAAaatcaacaccatcacACACAAGCCCGATCTCAGTATAGTCGTACCCATGGACGGGTTTCATTACACTCGAAAGGAGCTGGATGCAATGGATGATCCTGCCGAGGCTCACCGAAGACGGGGAGCGCCATTCACGTTCAACGCCCAGGCCTTGGTAGATCTTATTGCCGATTTGCATACTGAGAAGCCCGGCGTTGAGGTGCCATCTTTCGACCATGCGAAAAAGGACCCAGGTCCCGGCTTCGTGGTCCATTCGGAAAACAAGATTCTCATTGTCGAGGGGCTCTATCTTCAACTCAACTACGAGCCCTGGAGCAAGATCAACCAGTTCGTTGACGAGCGGTGGAGAATCGACATTGATTTCGACAAGGCGAGGCAAAGAGTGGGAAAGAGACACGTGGGAGCCGGTCTAGCAGACAATCTCGACCAGGGACTGGAAAGATTCGATATGAATGACGGACCCAACGGAAAGCACCTCTTGGAGAAGAGTGTGAAGCCagaggtggttgtggaCAGTATTGATGAGAGCCCTGCTTGGGCTGATTGTGGTGGAGAGTGTTAA
- a CDS encoding uncharacterized protein (Compare to YALI0E13343g, weakly similar to uniprot|Q9P6V9 Neurospora crassa NCU03670.1 hypothetical protein), with translation MVSHEKLEKGMLKQMELQQVFLPAEISEFETPPTPTQLAKQVGLGFPMVIKKIDLPCFGKWNAAYLKEKLGENLVVSIAETPLGNADSPLNTTDGSVFVKPHTAEMPFGEFVDSLQGSNSFDSHKPVRYLQNQDGCMATAYKILMEDLVDNFEWADEVLGVPELVNLWVGDTRTTSRLHCDSFENLYIQVRGIKKFYLIPPTEVYCLDEQFLTSATYVPDGQGGYNVVNDENMPKTLFPTVNPADEKTHNPIYRKYCRPFVVELHEGEVLYIPSLWYHQVQIVETPEDDANVSVNYWYPANCAMPQYMKHDYLRYTSLMLRGYQDENYESD, from the coding sequence ATGGTCTCACACGAAAAGCTCGAAAAGGGCATGCTCAAGCAGATGGAGCTCCAACAGGTGTTTTTGCCCGCGGAAATCTCCGAGTTCGAGACGCCTCCCACGCCCACCCAGCTCGCCAAACAGGTGGGTCTGGGCTTTCCTATGGTAatcaagaagattgatTTGCCGTGTTTTGGCAAATGGAACGCAGCctacctcaaggagaaacTGGGCGAGAACCTGGTAGTGAGTATCGCGGAAACCCCGCTGGGAAACGCGGATTCGCCTCTCAACACAACTGACGGATCTGTGTTTGTCAAGCCCCACACGGCAGAAATGCCCTTTGGGGAGTTTGTCGATTCGCTGCAGGGATCAAACAGCTTTGACAGCCACAAGCCGGTGCGATACCTGCAGAACCAGGATGGATGCATGGCCACAGCCTACAAAATTTTGATGGAAGACTTGGTGGACAACTTTGAATGGGCAGACGAGGTTCTAGGAGTGCCTGAATTGGTCAACTTGTGGGTTGGGGACACGCGAACCACCTCGAGACTGCATTGCGACTCATTTGAGAACCTGTATATACAAGTGCGAGGAATCAAGAAGTTCTACTTGATCCCTCCTACCGAGGTGTACTGTCTGGATGAGCAGTTCCTGACTTCAGCTACATATGTACCTGATGGTCAAGGGGGGTACAATGTTGTGAACGATGAGAATATGCCCAAGACGCTTTTCCCTACCGTTAACCCGGCCGATGAGAAGACCCACAACCCCATCTACAGAAAGTATTGCCGACCGtttgtggtggagttgCATGAGGGAGAAGTTCTATACATTCCTTCGCTGTGGTATCATCAGGTGCAGATTGTGGAGACCCCCGAAGACGACGCCAATGTGAGTGTCAACTATTGGTATCCCGCCAACTGCGCTATGCCTCAGTACATGAAGCATGACTATCTGAGATACACATCGCTCATGTTGAGAGGATACCAGGATGAGAACTACGAGAGTGATTAG
- a CDS encoding uncharacterized protein (Compare to YALI0E13420g, similar to Saccharomyces cerevisiae YPR004C; ancestral locus Anc_8.100, similar to uniprot|Q9HZP7 Pseudomonas aeruginosa Electron transfer flavoprotein alpha-subunit), translated as MFALRNQVRTHIARGFVSARQSLSTLALIEQSNGTIAGSTLNALTAAKELGGDVTALVAGSKAADVAAQVAKIKGIAAVLTASSPAYDHGLPENYADLVAAATKEGGFTHVVAPSSAFGKNVLPRVSALLDATQISDITKIESEDTFVRPIYAGNAIETVKSKDPIKLLTVRASAFPAAELEGGSASVSDAKDPASEPQSEWLSEELTKSERPDLGGAKKVVSGGRGLKNKENFDKIMFPLADALGAAVGASRAAVDSGFADNSLQVGQTGKVVAPELYIAVGISGAIQHLAGMKDSKVIAAINKDADAPIFEVADVGLVADLFDAVPELTEKVKA; from the coding sequence atgtttGCTCTGCGAAACCAGGTTCGAACCCACATTGCCCGGGGCTTTGTCTCCGCCCGACAGTCTCTCAGCACACTGGCTCTCATTGAGCAGAGCAATGGCACCATTGCCGGATCTACCCTCAACGCCCTGACtgccgccaaggagctgggaGGCGACGTGACCGCTCTGGTGGCCGGCTCCAAGGCTGCCGACGTGGCCGCTCAGGTTGCCAAGATCAAGGGAATTGCCGCCGTGCTCACCGCCTCATCCCCCGCCTACGACCACGGTCTGCCCGAGAACTACGCCGATCTGgtcgctgctgccaccaaggagggTGGCTTCACCCACGTCGTGGCCCCGTCCTCCGCCTTTGGCAAGAACGTGCTCCCCCGAGTCTCCGCTCTGCTCGACGCCACCCAGATCTccgacatcaccaagatTGAGTCCGAGGACACCTTTGTGCGACCCATCTACGCTGGCAACGCCATTGAGACcgtcaagtccaaggacCCCATCAAGTTGCTGACCGTGCGAGCCTCCGCCTTCCCCGCTGCCGAGCTCGAGGGCGGCTCTGCCAGTGTCTCTGACGCCAAGGACCCCGCTTCGGAGCCCCAGTCCGAGTGGCTGTCCGAGGAGCTCACCAAGTCTGAGCGACCCGATCTTGGAGGTGCCAAGAAGGTTGTGTCTGGTGGCCGAggtctcaagaacaaggagaacTTTGACAAGATCATGTTCCCTCTTGCTGACGCCCTTGgagctgctgttggtgcTTCTCGAGCCGCCGTTGACTCTGGTTTTGCTGACAACTCTCTCCAGGTTGGCCAGACCGGAAAGGTTGTTGCTCCCGAGCTTTACATTGCCGTCGGTATTTCCGGCGCCATCCAGCATCTTGCTGGAATGAAGGACTCCAAGGTCATTGCcgccatcaacaaggacgcCGACGCCCCCATTTTTGAGGTTGCGGACGTTGGTCTTGTTGCCGATCTCTTTGACGCTGTCCCCGAGCTCACcgagaaggtcaaggctTAG
- a CDS encoding uncharacterized protein (Compare to YALI0E13442g, similar to Saccharomyces cerevisiae YPR003C; ancestral locus Anc_8.99, similar to uniprot|P53394 Saccharomyces cerevisiae YPR003c) yields MTGENTPLLHKVTISEPGTPPRPGTPTLRPNLIRHISNNSVKPSSSSSNDDDHHRLVPPPTPKALRPKMKSYWAYYIPAMEWIPHYTATKFWGDFCAGVSLASFQIPLSMSYATSLAHLPAVAGLYGLVIPPLVYAIFGSVPQMIVGPEAAISLVVGHALKPYLHPDSDNVIKPIEANGIIAGATGAILLFAGLVRFGFLDSVLSRALLRGFISAVGIVMCIDQSLGLLKLNGLFAELSPNNETTFSKLVFVITHWHQAHKLTAAIGLSALVVLVILRSLKKRLREKISWMLFVPEILIVVVVCTVLTDVFDWDREGVLVLGKVKPGKLHLRFPLTPSTWTDFKATFSASFILAVLGFFESTIAAKSLGTTFDVAVSTNRELVALGLCNFFGSLFCALPAFGGYGRSKINALSGATTQMSSAVLAIITMLCTAYLMPYFFYLPSCVLSAVITVVGLSLLEEAPGDIAFYWKVGGYQELFTLFLTLSTTIFWSVETGIAVGVGLSVVRVIHHATRPRIQILARKPGTNDFFNADLSLDNEDGTHSELEDIHGCLIVKIPEPLTFANTGDLRTRLGRLELYGSMKVHPSHPRIRDDDMTQFVIFDLNGMTEIDVSAAQILMEIVSRYKDRGLEVYFTRVPNDHKIRQLLDKSGISKLVADDNAVYYNSIEEALRHIDSEA; encoded by the coding sequence ATGACGGGTGAGAATACGCCGTTGTTACACAAAGTCACCATTTCCGAGCCCGGAACGCCTCCCCGGCCAGGAACCCCGACTCTCCGACCCAACCTCATCAGacacatctccaacaatTCGGTCAAGCCCTCGTCCTCTTCTAGCAATGACGATGATCACCACAGACTGGttcctccaccaactccaaaGGCCCTACGGCCCAAAATGAAGTCCTACTGGGCTTACTACATCCCCGCCATGGAGTGGATCCCCCATTACACTGCGACCAAGTTCTGGGGCGACTTTTGTGCCGGTGTGTCATTGGCTTCTTTCCAGATCCCACTGTCAATGTCCTACGCCACTTCCCTGGCCCACCTTCCGGCTGTTGCAGGTCTCTACGGACTAGTAATCCCGCCGCTAGTGTACGCGATATTTGGATCTGTGCCCCAGATGATTGTGGGTCCTGAAGCCGCCATCTCTCTGGTCGTGGGCCATGCCCTCAAACCCTACCTGCACCCTGACAGTGACAACGTCATCAAACCCATTGAGGCCAACGGAATCATTGCCGGAGCTACAGGCGCCATTCTGCTGTTTGCCGGCCTCGTCAGATTCGGTTTTCTCGACTCCGTGCTCTCCAGAGCGCTTCTGAGAGGCTTCATTTCGGCCGTTGGTATCGTCATGTGCATCGACCAGAGTCTTGGGCTACTCAAGCTCAACGGTCTGTTTGCCGAGCTGTCGCCCAACAACGAAACCACCTTTTCCAAGCTCGTGTTCGTCATCACACACTGGCATCAGGCCCATAAACTGACTGCTGCCATCGGTCTGTCTGCCCTGGTGGTACTGGTGATCCTGCGAAGTCTGAAGAAGAGGCTACGAGAAAAGATCTCCTGGATGCTTTTCGTGCCAGAGATTCTcattgtcgttgttgtcTGCACCGTTCTGACTGATGTGTTTGACTGGGACCGAGAAGGAGTGCTTGTTCTGGGCAAAGTCAAACCTGGAAAGCTCCACCTGAGATTCCCTCTCACCCCCAGCACCTGGACCGACTTCAAGGCTACCTTCTCGGCATCTTTCATTCTTGCCGTGCTTGGATTCTTTGAGTCTACCATTGCTGCAAAGTCGCTGGGTACCACCTTTGACGTCGCTGTCTCCACCAACAGAGAACTGGTTGCTCTGGGTCTGTGCAACTTCTTTGGCTCGCTCTTCTGCGCCCTTCCTGCCTTTGGAGGCTACGGTCGATCCAAGATCAATGCTCTTTCTGGAGCCACGACCCAGATGTCGTCTGCCGTCCTggccatcatcaccatgcTGTGTACAGCCTACCTGATGCCCTACTTCTTCTACCTGCCTTCTTGTGTGCTGTCGGCTGTCATTACTGTGGTTGGTCTTTCTCTCCTGGAAGAGGCTCCCGGTGATATTGCATTCTACTGGAAGGTGGGAGGCTACCAGGAGCTGTTCACTCTGTTCCTCACGCTCTCCACGACCATCTTCTGGTCCGTCGAGACCGGTATTGCTGTCGGAGTGGGTCTCTCTGTGGTTCGAGTGATCCACCATGCCACACGTCCCCGAATCCAAATTCTGGCTCGAAAGCCCGGCACCAACGACTTCTTCAACGCCGATCTTAGTCTTGACAACGAAGATGGTACTCATTCTGAGCTCGAGGATATTCACGGATGTCTGATTGTCAAGATCCCCGAGCCTCTTACCTTCGCCAACACGGGAGATCTCCGAACCCGACTGGGTCGTCTGGAGCTGTATGGTTCCATGAAGGTGCATCCCTCGCACCCTCGAATCCGAGACGACGACATGACGCAGTTTGTCATTTTCGATCTCAACGGAATGACCGAAATCGACGTCAGTGCGGCCCAGATTCTCATGGAGATTGTGTCCCGGTACAAGGACCGAGGCCTGGAGGTGTACTTTACGCGAGTGCCCAACGACCACAAGATCCGACAGCTGTTGGACAAGTCTGGTATCAGTAAGCTGGTGGCCGATGATAACGCCGTTTACTACAATTCTATAGAGGAGGCTTTGCGACATATCGATAGTGAGGCTTAG
- a CDS encoding uncharacterized protein (Compare to YALI0E13464g, similar to Saccharomyces cerevisiae YFR006W; ancestral locus Anc_8.98, similar to DEHA0F26642g Debaryomyces hansenii IPF 6047.1 and uniprot|P43590 Saccharomyces cerevisiae YFR006w) yields the protein MTVDQYPAKAHALKAAQHLKASGASDDALWYIEAAKTTLWPHSDQTVPLRQHRYFYYLTGYEAPDAIVTYSAKDDKITLYIPEIDDEEVMWSGLPLSPEQIRAVSDVDEIKYMNHLESDLKGKKLISVETYDKRDAVTMSQPLLDALDEARAIKDSHELALMRHASEITDNSHLAVMSALPIEKNEGHIHAEFIYHSIRQGSKNQSYDPICCAGTSAGTLHYVKNDLPLDDKLLVLIDAGAEWKNYASDVTRCFPISGEWTKECRDIYEAVLDIQNHCIEKIKPGVNYEDLHRDAHRILIRHLMRLGIFTNGTEDEIFDSRVSCGFFPHGLGHMLGMDTHDTAGRPNYEDKDPMYRYLRLRRTLEENMVLTVEPGCYFNKYLLDHFIQPEQEKFLDRAVLDKYWKVGGVRIEDDILVTKDGYENFTKMTKDPEEVAKIVKDGIAKGRKHFHCVV from the coding sequence ATGACCGTCGACCAATACCCCGCCAAGGCCCACGCCCTCAAGGCCGCGCAACACCTCAAAGCTTCCGGAGCTTCCGACGACGCTCTGTGGTACATTGAAGCTGCCAAAACCACCCTGTGGCCCCATTCGGACCAGACCGTGCCTCTCAGACAGCACCGGTACTTTTACTATCTGACGGGCTACGAGGCCCCCGACGCCATTGTCACCTACTccgccaaggacgacaagatCACTCTTTACATTCCCGAgattgacgacgaggaggtcaTGTGGTCCGGCCTGCCGCTGTCTCCCGAACAGATCCGAGCCGTGTCTGACGTGGACGAAATCAAGTACATGAACCACCTGGAGAGCGAcctcaagggcaagaagctCATCAGTGTCGAGACCTACGACAAGCGAGACGCCGTGACCATGTCTCAGCCTTTGCTGGACGCGCTGGACGAGGCTCGAGCCATTAAGGACTCACACGAGCTCGCTCTCATGCGACACGCCTCCGAGATCACCGACAACTCGCATCTAGCCGTCATGTCTGCTCTTCCCATTGAGAAGAACGAGGGCCATATCCATGCCGAGTTTATCTACCACTCCATCCGACAGGGCTCCAAGAACCAGTCCTACGATCCCATCTGTTGTGCTGGTACTTCTGCTGGCACCCTGCACTACGTCAAGAACGACCTGCCCCTCGacgacaagctgctggtgctgatTGACGCTGGTGCCGAGTGGAAGAACTACGCCTCTGACGTGACTCGTTGCTTCCCCATCTCCGGAGAGTGGACCAAGGAGTGCCGAGACATCTACGAGGCTGTGCTGGACATCCAGAATCACTGcattgagaagatcaaACCCGGCGTAAACTACGAGGATCTGCACCGAGACGCCCACAGAATTCTCATTCGACATCTGATGCGACTCGGTATCTTCACCAACGGAACGGAGGACGAGATCTTTGACTCCCGAGTCTCCTGCGGCTTCTTCCCCCACGGACTCGGCCACATGCTTGGTATGGACACCCACGACACCGCCGGCCGACCCAACTacgaggacaaggaccCCATGTACCGATACCTGCGTCTTCGACGAACCCTGGAGGAGAACATGGTGCTGACCGTCGAGCCCGGCTGCtacttcaacaagtaccTACTAGACCACTTCATCCAGcccgagcaggagaagtttCTGGACCGAGCCGTGCTGGACAAGTACTGGAAGGTTGGCGGAGTGCGAATCGAGGACGACATTCTCGTCACCAAGGACGGCTACGAGAACTTCACCAAGATGACCAAGgaccccgaggaggtggccaagattgtcaaggACGGCATCGCTAAGGGCCGAAAGCATTTCCACTGTGTTGTTTAG
- a CDS encoding uncharacterized protein (Compare to YALI0E13486g, similar to Saccharomyces cerevisiae CBF5 (YLR175W); ancestral locus Anc_1.397, highly similar to uniprot|O13473 Kluyveromyces lactis Centromere/microtubule binding protein CBF5 and KLLA0D04796g Kluyveromyces lactis IPF 5085.1) → MSAVVQEQTDYLIKPENVGPSADTSEWPLLLKNYDKLLVRSGHYTPIPTGCSPLKRDLKSYIASGVINLDKPSNPSSHEVVAWIKRILRCEKTGHSGTLDPKVTGCLIVCIDRATRLVKSQQGAGKEYVCIVRLHDALEDEKEMARGLENLTGALFQRPPLISAVKRQLRVRTIYDSKLLEFDNDRHLGVFWASCEAGTYMRTLCVHLGMLLGVGGHMQELRRVRSGALDESDGMVTLHDILDAQWLYDNTKDESYLRRCIRPLESLLLGYKRIVVKDSAVNSICYGAKLMLPGVLRYEEGIELEDEIVLITTKGEAIALGIAQMTTVDLASCDHGVVSRIKRCIMERDTYPRRWGLGPVATEKKKLKADGKLDKYGRPNESTPADWKKSYVDHTEDEPVTKPVVASVTETIAVEAPKKEVEADVSMAADSDDEEEDKKEKKKEKKDKKDKKEKKEKKEKKEKKRKAEDSDDEGEKKKKKKKSKD, encoded by the coding sequence ATGTCTGCTGTTGTTCAGGAACAAACCGACTATCTCATCAAGCCCGAGAATGTTGGCCCCTCGGCCGACACCTCTGAGTGGCCCCTTTTGCTCAAGAACTACGACAAGCTGCTTGTGCGGTCCGGTCACTACACCCCCATCCCCACCGGATGTTCTCCTCTGAAGCGAGACCTCAAGTCGTACATTGCTTCCGGTGTCATCAACCTCGACAAGCCCTCCAACCCCTCTTCCCATGAGGTTGTTGCCTGGATCAAGCGAATCCTGCGATGCGAGAAGACCGGTCACTCTGGTACTCTGGATCCCAAGGTTACTGGATGTCTGATTGTGTGCATCGACCGAGCCACCCGTCTGGTCAAGTCCCAGCAGGGAGCCGGAAAGGAGTACGTGTGTATCGTGCGACTCCACGATGCTCttgaggacgagaaggagatggccCGTGGCCTCGAGAACCTCACTGGAGCCCTGTTCCAGCGACCTCCTCTCATTTCCGCCGTCAAGCGACAGCTGCGAGTCCGAACCATCTACGACtccaagctgcttgagTTTGACAACGACCGACACCTCGGTgtcttctgggcctcctGTGAGGCCGGTACCTACATGCGAACCCTGTGTGTGCATCTGGGTATGCTGCTCGGTGTTGGAGGCCACATGCAGGAGCTGCGACGAGTGCGATCCGGTGCTCTCGACGAGTCCGACGGAATGGTCACCTTGCACGACATTCTCGATGCCCAGTGGCTCTACGACAacaccaaggacgagtcGTACCTGCGACGATGCATCCGACCCCTTGAGTCTCTGCTGCTCGGCTACAAGCGAATTGTAGTCAAGGACTCCGCCGTCAACTCCATCTGTTACGGCGCCAAGCTCATGCTTCCCGGTGTTCTCCGATACGAGGAGGGCattgagctggaggacgagattgtgctcatcaccaccaagggtGAGGCCATTGCTCTTGGTATTGCCCAGATGACCACCGTCGACCTTGCTTCCTGCGACCACGGTGTCGTGTCTCGAATCAAGCGATGCATCATGGAGCGAGACACCTACCCCCGACGATGGGGATTGGGACCCGTTGCtaccgagaagaagaagctcaaggccgaCGGTAAGCTCGACAAGTACGGTCGACCCAACGAGAGCACTCCTGCCGattggaagaagagctaCGTGGACCACACTGAGGACGAGCCCGTCACCAAGCCCGTTGTCGCTTCTGTGACCGAGACCATTGCTGTCGaggcccccaagaaggaggtcgAGGCTGATGTCTCCATGGCCGCCGACTctgacgatgaggaggaggacaagaaggagaagaagaaggaaaagaaggacaagaaggacaagaaggaaaagaaggaaaagaaggagaagaaggagaagaagcgaaaggccGAGGactccgacgacgagggcgagaagaagaagaagaagaagaagagcaaggaTTAG
- a CDS encoding uncharacterized protein (Compare to YALI0E13508g, similar to Saccharomyces cerevisiae SIS1 (YNL007C); ancestral locus Anc_1.398, similar to uniprot|P25294 Saccharomyces cerevisiae YNL007c SIS1 heat shock protein), protein MVKETKLYDDLGVSSGASEADIKKAYRKAALKYHPDKPGGNEEKFKQISEAYDILSDKEKRELYDQYGLEAARKGGVPMPEPGQGGGFPGGGGFPGGAGGFPGGGFSSGGGGGGPQTFHFSSGGGGPGGFGGFSSGDAFNIFNSFGQQGGFDDEGDDYGGFANLFGGRAGRRAGGMGGGMGGMGGMPRQRARSPERTQVTVKMPVSLEDLCTGATKKMKITRKGPSGQPEEKVLTVNIKPGWKAGTKLTFAGEGDSQPNGGQQDVVFVIEQKPNPVFTRDGDDLKMSIKLSLKEALCGFTKIIETLEGKKLKIEQRLPINPGHIITYPNYGMPISKKPGERGQLIITIKVDFPSSLTDAQRKAIEDNF, encoded by the coding sequence ATGGTGAAAGAAACAAAGCTCTACGACGACCTCGGGGTGTCTTCTGGCGCCAGCGAGGCGGACATCAAAAAGGCGTACCGAaaggctgctctcaagtACCATCCTGACAAGCCCGGAGGAAATGAGGAGAAGTTCAAGCAGATTTCCGAGGCGTACGACATTCTGTcagacaaggagaagcgagaGCTCTACGACCAGTATGGTCTAGAGGCTGCTCGAAAAGGAGGAGTTCCCATGCCCGAACCCGGCCAAGGAGGCGGGTTTCCGGGCGGAGGCGGGTTTCCCGGCGGCGCCGGAGGTTTCCCCGGAGGTGGCTTCTCtagtggaggaggcggTGGTGGCCCTCAGACTTTCCACTTCTCTTCTGGTGGCGGTGGTCCGGGTGGCTTCGGTGGTTTCTCGTCTGGCGACGCCTTCAACATCTTCAACTCATTCGGACAGCAGGGCGGATTCGACGATGAGGGAGACGACTACGGAGGATTCGCCAACCTCTTTGGCGGACGTGCTGGCCGCCGTGCAGGAGGCATGGGTGGCGGCATGGGCGGTATGGGAGGCATGCCGCGCCAGAGGGCCCGATCGCCCGAGCGAACACAGGTGACAGTCAAGATGCCCGTGTCTTTGGAGGACCTGTGCACCGGTGCCACCAAGAAAATGAAGATCACCCGAAAGGGCCCCAGTGGCCAGCCCGAAGAGAAGGTGCTGACCGTCAACATCAAGCCCGGCTGGAAGGCAGGCACCAAGCTCACCTTTGCTGGCGAGGGAGACTCTCAGCCCAACGGTGGCCAGCAGGATGTGGTGTTTGTCATTGAGCAGAAGCCCAACCCCGTGTTTACTCGAGACGGTGATGATCTCAAAATGTCCATCAAGCtgtctctcaaggaggctctgtGTGGATTCACCAAGATCATTGAGACCCTGGAGggcaagaagctcaagattGAGCAGCGTCTGCCCATCAACCCCGGCCACATTATCACCTACCCCAACTATGGTATGCCCATTTCCAAGAAGCCTGGTGAGCGTGGTCAGTtgatcatcaccatcaaggTGGACTTCCCCAGCTCGTTGACCGACGCCCAGCGaaaggccattgaggacAACTTTTAA